One stretch of Equus przewalskii isolate Varuska chromosome 9, EquPr2, whole genome shotgun sequence DNA includes these proteins:
- the CCDC8 gene encoding coiled-coil domain-containing protein 8, translating to MLQIGEDVDYLLIPREVRLAGGVWRVISKPATKEAEFRERLTQFLEEEGRTLEDVARIIEKNTPHPPQPPKKPKEPRVRRRVQQMVTPPPRLVVGTYDSSNASDSEFSDFETSRDKGDKGPKGPRRRRRVRRMPVSYLGSKFLGSDLESEDDQELVEAFLRRGEKPSAPPPRRRVTLPVPMFDDSPGPQLSKADRWREYVSQVSWGKLKRRVKGWAPRSSPGLSEAQQASPRVEREGASVPGGAHPVGDAGDPRVPETPPRRWRPKINWASFRRRRREEAASTAQAAEAADDQRAEVADNQRARAADDQRAEAADNQRARAADDQRAEAADNQRAQAADDQRVGAADNQRARAEDDQVARAEDDQVAQAADDQRVEAAANQREEATDDQREEATDDQRKEAAANQRAEARALQGAEAMDNQGAEAPAVQRSEVVDNQGAGAPAVQRSEVVDNQRAGAPAIQGAEVVDNQRAGAPAVQGAEAAGDEAEAIADQRAEAPAVQEAEASAARGSTGTTPGTRTRKQVKTVRFQTPGRFSWFRKRRRALWHTPRLPALPKRVPRAGEARHLRVLRAEARAEAGQGEQEDQL from the coding sequence ATGCTGCAGATTGGGGAGGATGTGGACTACCTGCTCATCCCCCGGGAGGTCCGGCTGGCCGGGGGCGTCTGGAGGGTCATCTCCAAGCCCGCCACCAAGGAGGCGGAATTTCGGGAGCGGCTGACCCAGTTTCTGGAGGAAGAAGGCCGCACCCTGGAGGACGTGGCCCGCATCATTGAGAAGAACACCCCgcacccaccccagccccccaaaaaacccaaGGAGCCCCGAGTGAGGAGGAGAGTCCAGCAGATGGTGACCCCTCCCCCCCGGCTGGTCGTGGGCACCTACGACAGCAGTAACGCCAGCGACAGCGAGTTCAGCGACTTCGAGACCTCCAGAGACAAGGGTGACAAGGGCCCCAAAGGCCCCAGGCGCCGCAGAAGGGTGCGCAGAATGCCGGTCAGTTACCTGGGCAGCAAATTCCTCGGGAGCGACCTGGAGAGCGAGGACGACCAGGAGCTGGTGGAGGCCTTCCTCCGGCGCGGGGAGAAACCCAGCGCCCCACCCCCGCGGCGCCGAGTCACCCTGCCCGTGCCCATGTTTGACGACAGCCCCGGGCCCCAGCTGTCCAAGGCGGACAGGTGGCGGGAGTATGTCAGCCAGGTGTCCTGGGGGAAGCTGAAGCGCAGGGTGAAGGGCTGGGCGCCGAGGTCCAGCCCCGGATTGAGCGAGGCCCAGCAGGCCTCACCCCGcgtggagagggagggggcctCGGTGCCAGGCGGCGCCCATCCTGTGGGGGATGCAGGAGACCCACGGGTGCCTGAGACCCCCCCAAGACGCTGGAGGCCCAAGATCAACTGGGCCTCCTTCCGGCGGcgcaggagggaggaagcagcGTCCACAGCTCAGGCGGCAGAGGCTGCGGATGATCAGAGGGCGGAGGTCGCAGATAATCAGAGGGCACGGGCTGCCGATGAtcagagggcagaggctgcagaTAATCAGAGGGCACGGGCTGCCGATGAtcagagggcagaggctgcagaTAATCAGAGGGCACAGGCTGCTGATGATCAGAGGGTGGGGGCTGCCGATAATCAGAGGGCACGGGCTGAGGATGATCAGGTGGCACGGGCTGAGGATGATCAGGTGGCGCAGGCTGCAGATGATCAGAGGGTGGAAGCTGCAGCTAATCAGAGGGAGGAGGCTACAGATGATCAGAGGGAGGAGGCTACAGATGATCAGAGGAAGGAGGCTGCAGCTAaccagagggcagaggccagggctcTCCAGGGCGCAGAGGCTATGGATAATCAGGGGGCAGAGGCCCCAGCTGTCCAGAGGTCAGAGGTTGTGGATAATCAGGGGGCAGGGGCCCCAGCTGTCCAGAGGTCAGAGGTTGTGGATAATCAGAGGGCAGGGGCCCCAGCTATCCAGGGAGCAGAGGTTGTGGATAATCAGAGGGCAGGGGCCCCAGCTGTCCAGGGAGCAGAGGCTGCAGGTGATGAGGCAGAGGCCATAGCTGATCAGAGGGCAGAGGCCCCGGCTGTCCAGGAAGCTGAGGCCTCAGCTGCCCGGGGGTCCACAGGGACAACCCCAGGAACTAGGACCCGGAAACAGGTGAAGACGGTGAGGTTCCAGACCCCTGGACGCTTTTCGTGGTTCCGAAAGCGCCGGAGAGCCCTCTGGCACACTCCGCGGTTGCCAGCCCTGCCCAAGAGAGTCCCCAGGGCAGGCGAGGCCAGGCACCTCAGGGTGCTGAGGGCCGAGGCCAGGGCAGAAGCAGGGCAGGGAGAACAAGAGGACCAGCTgtga